Genomic DNA from Telopea speciosissima isolate NSW1024214 ecotype Mountain lineage chromosome 2, Tspe_v1, whole genome shotgun sequence:
AAAATCAGCTAAAAAAAGATTGCAGTTTATAGTTTAGCACACATTATGGATTTGGGCTGTGATGGGGCTCCTGTGGTTATATTATTGGTTATGTCATTTGATTCTATAGAGCAGGGGCCACGGTGGGTCGGTTGGATGTGGCTAATGCTGTGCATTGGAGGTGACGTGGACATGTCATCAAGTGGTCATTGGTGAGACCTGCGGCTTGCATGAAGGAGTGGACGACGGTAGGGCCAACGGACCTGAAACCCCTCCTGACCATGTCTTTGCTCATGCTCTCTGATTTCGAAGTCTTCACCGGGATCTTAAGGCATGATTTGTATTGGGTAGCTATGGGCTTGTGATTGATGAATCCCCAGATATACTTATCGAACGATCCGAAATCCCTTCTGATctgtaaataataaaataaaatgtcaTAAATAGAGAGATGATTTACATTAACAACCCCAAAAATTACCATTGTTAGCAACACAAGATAGTTATGGTCCTAGCCCAAATCTGGTATTGATGATTTTGAGGCCCAACTCCCAAGTCATGTTGGGTCCCCCAACCCACATAGTCATGTTATGTATAGTGAGTTAGACTTAGATAGCAggtgaagaaggaaggagaaaaagaagagataaggcTTTTTCCCTTCACATGAAATGAAAGCTTCTTTAACttggaaattaaaaaagaaaaaaagagatcaATAGTTTAGTTGCTCCAGAAACCCAGAATGAAAAACAAAgggatggagaagaaagaaaagaaggaaaaggtgAGGAGGTTGTGGAGTTGTTAAAAGTTTTACCTCAAGAATACGGTTAGCATTATCGACAACCCCTCGAACTCGGGTTAAATCAATGCAGTAATCGACACTTATGGATGTCATTTGTCTTTCACTGAAATTGGCGACAATCTCTGCTTCAAATCCTGCAAAAGCTTCCCTGCCAAACAAAAAACCTTAAAACATTAATTTGATATCTTCTCCACTTCACAAGAGCCAATAAACAGAAACTGATTCCTTCTCCTGGCTTTTAAAGAAAAACCCACCTGAAATCTTGGCGTTTCTTTAATATCGAAGCCCAATCTGATCCAACTTGTGCTCCACTTAATACTAGTAGTTCAAACAGCAACCTGCACAGCTCAAATCAAACTAATATTAATTAAGCCCCATCCATGTTCATCACATAcattcaaagagagagagagagagactcactTGTCATCATAGACAGGAACTCCCCATTCCTCATCATGGTAAGCAACATAAAGAGGATCTGCATGCCCAACACCATAGATAATAAACATCTCAGTTTTAATCACATTCTCTAAATTCCACATCCTACTAGTCTGGGAAATGGGAATCCAATAGATTTCTATAAAAATCTGCAAATAAGTACAAGTGATATCCATATACGACATACCTGAAGTGGGTGTTATAAAGCtacatctcttctcctctcgaCCTGTTGTGGCATTACTACTGTTAGTATTTGGAGAAGAATCAAAGTTTCCCACCTTCCCTTCAAACTTGGCCGACTTTGATCTTCCATAATGGGCAATTCTCATCTTTCTCTGGGCTTGTTGAAGTGTCACTTGCTCTCTCCTCGCCGCAGCTATGCTTCCGGGAGACTCGGTGAGCAAATAAGAAGGATAattcaatgaagaagaagactgatcaataggaggaggaggaggaggagaaactGCACCAACCGAgaatttctttgatttcttcctctCTAAGGTTGCAGGCTTATTGGGTGCACTTGGGGGTGTTGAGGACTTGTCAACGCTTGAGTTCAGCCCATTTGGATCATTCCCTCTCTTGTGCACTGGGGGTCTAGGAGAGTTGCACTTGGGAGAAATGGGAGGGGATGCTGAAGTCTTGCTGGTTCTAGTACTAGTAGTAGTGGTGGTAAGAGTCACCGGAGGAGGCaggggtggtggcggtggaggagaCTTTGGGGAGACTTTCTTGAGTGAATTACGACGTTCCAAGGTCGGAACACGGTTAATAGTCGGCTGGAGGACCGGACGGCCGTCGACAACGGGGTTGGCATCGACCGCCACCGGCGGGCATGTCTTAGCCTTGGAGCTGCACATTGTGTATATGTGAATTGTTAATATGTTGATGATCGATGAGAGGAAGCAGAAGCTATTGggtggaagaagaaaagagaagagaagagaaaattaagtatggggatgggatgggatgggatgggatgggaagACAAATTAAGTGAGAATTGAGGAATGAGaatgaagaggatgaagaagggaaagagaggtttataaaaggaaaggtgGGGACAGGTAAGGGAAGTGAGAACATGGTGAGGGTTGGGGTCTGCCATACAACCACCTTTTTTGCAAGCAAGAGGCATCACCTCCCTTTTGCCAACTAGAGTGAGCACGAGGGTGACGATCACTTGCTTTTCTTCAActccatcttctttttttattttttatattaattaatcATCAATGGTAGCTCTAAACCGAACTCTCTATTAGGTGTCTTAGTTTGggattcatatttttatgttaaTAATTATGCCTTAATGAGTAACGAAAAAGCAATTTTGGCCGGGACCGATAGGAACAGGCTGATATTGATACTtataagtagggatgtaaatggataaccgaaatccgaatccgaatctgcatccgtgcccgtttaggggcatccgtattcgtttagagatatccgggaaataatccgaatactccgattaaaatccgtccgaaaaaaaatccgaatacttaataataaaaaattaaataaataatgattttgacggttttttaagattcaataggttctagaatatgatgaaaagagaatcatgatctaagagatatggattgagagtgaattgtatccactagggggaggaaggtccgggttacacaaggcagagatgtaaacggatggtaaaaaatccgaatccgatccgcatccgaatccgtttagaggtatccgaattcgGTCAGGGAATATCCGACttcgatcacatccgatccgtatccgatccgaatccgatccgtttacatccctacttataAGTAGTGAAGCACAATTTCTAGGTGCTATGAATTCAGGTACGAATACCGATACCTGATACCCGATACCCAATACCCGAAATTGGGAGGGTGGGTGTGTGTAAGTGTGTAACTGTCAATACCTCCTCCCAAGTTGGAGTGGTGGATAAGGAAGGTAATAGAAGGGAAGGGAGTCTCCATGAAAAAGACCAATCATTGCACATCTCTTTCTAGCTGTAAGGAATCTCCCTTATACCTAGCAGTAATTTTGATTCTAAAGCAATATAATTATAAATGTCTTCCTCTGTGGACTCTAATGACATTTGTTTGATTAGTTCCAAAAGCAAAGCTCAAATCAAGCTAGCTAAAGCAAAAAGGGTTTAGGTAGAAGGCAGttatatatatctttttatttattttagattagttATTCCATggatatataaatatatatatatatatatattagggtTAGCAGTTATGATCAATTCTTCAAAAAGTTTATCAACTCATCAAACTGATTAATAgttgtattaattaattaattcatgcatcaaACTGAAACCTATCAAACTATCAAGTAATGTTACATCACCCCCAAAAAGGGCAAAAAGTAGAAGTGAAAAAAGCTAACTAGGGTTCTAAATAATGTTAGCTATGCATAAATTTCTTTGTGGACCATTCTCACTTTCTTCATTTGGTTTAAGTCCAACTAGGAAGGAGAGGCTTGTACTTGCACAAATTAATTTGGGTTGGCAACCAAAATTGGTGTTAATTAGTTAAATATTGACATAGATGATGGTATTGGTAGCTTGTCATAGTCAATGGAGGAATTATAAGCTATCTTAATTCTTAATGAGGAGGTTTGGGGTTTTATTAATTCCATGAATTTGCAGACATGAATTAGGTAATTGTACTTGCACCATATAATTTCATATATAGCTGCTAATTAAtgttctatatttttttttgatgaaattaatGTTCTATATAAGGTGAAGAATATTCAACAATACTTGGAAGTCTCTCATAATAGATTACTGCAGGCAAGATCCACATTCAGTGATTGGCTAGATTCTCATCCAACAGTCCTACCCTACTGTTTGTTATATTAATTACATGAAAATAACTTGGCAACAATGgacccagagagagagagagagagagagagagtaattcTAGGCCATTTACCTCATTTTCAGttggcaaaagaaaaaaaaaaatacttcacAGTtaaattaagaggtcatgagttcaactctccaaGCTAGAGGctatttatctctttttttttttttttaaagatccAAGGTGAGTTATTTGTAAGCCCCTCCATCTTATTATGGAACATACTTTGTCCAAAACAAAAGATCCAGCTTCTCTTCACCAATGgtgaagacagagagagaactCTAGATTCATCCCATCTAAACCTCTAATTGAATTTTAAAAGGGTATTTCCAACTTTGAACAATAAGGATAAAAGTTAATGCTGAACCCAGAGTCCAATCGTAGCATCacaatgagattctcttttcaccTTAGGTGAAAataaaacttaataaaataaaaggatcGAGTTTGAAAAGGGTATTGAGAAGATCTTTTGTTGGAAgaatattttgaaacatactaaaatcctaagaggggtttgtgaaccctaggatagtgGGTGAATAGGAAAACTTCatccaataaaacaaaaaaaatctcctaCCACTAAAAATTTGCTAAGTAAAGGTTTTCAGTTGAGGtctatgtgtgtggacccattgGGTCTACTCTACGAAGAACATTTACGAGTATTTAATAAAGAATGATAGGTGACTGTCATCATCAAGATTGAAGAGATGATTCTTTAAATTCAGAAAGACACTTAATAAGGGAGTCCACAAACCTAAGCAATGCTCTACAGCCATGACGACAATCTGTACTCAACTTAAGAGAGACACGGCTGGTTTTACAGTTGGAAAATGCTTGGTGGGCTTTGAACTATGAAGCTCTTTAGGGCCAGCCCTGCCTgccttcatctccttcttctctacttttgttctctttctcttttctcttcttctttaatcACAGCCGCCCAGCTTTGTAATTAGATCACAGACTGGAGGGAAATCTTGGCATGCAAGCCAGTGAGTTTAATTAACTTTCATTTCATGAGGAGGAGGGGGAATCCTGATTCCTGGAGGAAGTAGTACTTGGTTCTAATGTATCACATCTTTATGACCGAAATGACCTCAGGATTCTATTTCCTGCATTTTAGTTGGGTTGCAATGAATGAGATCCTCCATCACATGCTCTGCCAAAAAACTGTGATATACAGTCTACCAAACCCACAGAAGCACATGCACTGCAGTACTGCACTAGCAATTCCCAAGGAAGCTAGGGAGTGAAATACTGTGACCTGTCCCCAATCAATCTCTACTACTACTGGTTATTGATTCTTGCTTGGTGGCCAACCAACTACAAATTTTATGGGATACTGACAGAAGGGGAAACCACTGCATCAAGGCTAATGGACCTAAACTGGTGTAGGGTTCTGATGCTGGACACTTGTCTTATACAGAGAGGATCATGTGGACCCACAGGATTCACTGTTCATGAGACACATGTATGACTTATGGGGTCCCCCAGAGTCTGGACTTAATGGGTATTTCCACTGGTCCAGGCCCAAAGTACATCGATCACTTCCTTGTCATTGGGGAGATGTTGGGCACAGTTTTGGTGGGCCAGAGGGTCAATGCCATTCAATAGGAGAGGACACCCCATCTCTATGATTCATGATTAAGATGGCACTATTTAACTACTGGAAAATATTTGTGCATTGTGGGACCACAAAATTTGGATGCAACTCAGCTCCCAATAATGATGAGCCACGTTAACTGTTACATCTGCACCGGCCATAAAAGgactcagtttttttttttctctcatggTGAAGGGAGAATCTCTTCAACCACCCCATCTACCCTCTGATTATATGGgagaatggattttttttttgggactgTCCCCACAGCGCCAGTGTAGTAATTTCCTGCtcacatttattattattattattattttcttttacctATTTTGATGATCAAATAGCATTAACATATAGATGAGAATTGAAATATAGAGTTATGTTAGCTGGTGAGATGTAATACTCAAAAGAGTGAGTAATCACAATTAGAAGAAGGGTCCACATGTTTTTACTTATCATTCCTTTTTCACATGGCAAGTtttaatccaatccaatccgaCAACAAGCAAGGACCCGACTATATACAATGGTTAGCTGATACCAAACGACAAAAGAACAATTTCTTTCCAAGTGTATTTTGTTTAGGAAAACTTAAAAATTTAGGAAGGGTTCGGGGCCGTTCTTCGGCGAAAGTACAATGGATGGACCATGGAGCTTGctaaaatggaaaaagataTATATCGTACTTGTGGTTTAGTTTTAGCATAATATATGACATCCTCTAATATGGCAAAAAGCTTTGTAATATGAAATGACATTTTCCTAAAATGAAGGTTCACTTTTTGTTTTAAAAGACAATTATTGATGTTAAATAATTTACAATCTTATTTTATTACCCTCTTACTATAACACGTACTATTAACACACTTTTCTTGTCATATCTtatcattttatatgtatatttgaaaaatatgcaATACAATAACAACTCTTGAGAATGAATAAATTCTTGCAAATTAAACATATAAGCTAACCTATTTTATAAATTCACATATTATATGCAAAATTTGTGTATTTCAAAAAGAAACTTATGAAAAAGAAGACTTAAAAAACTTCACATTCAATGGAAGAGTACAACAAAGCGGGCATATAATCTAATACGCATATACTAGAACTTCAAAATTATGGTATTTCTATGTTCTTTATATTAAAAAGATTTAATAAATGTAGAATATTGAATTCATATATGTGAGATACATATGATATCTTTGGTCctaattatttcatttaaaaaatattgttgACAAACATATTcctcaataattttttttggctatCTTAAATAATTTTCACCGAATTAATTTTAACGTCAAACCAATGAATGATTGGATGATTTATGTGCCAAACCATTTTTTATAatcgattaaaaaataaataaaaatttggagGGAGGGACAAAATATTAAGGATTATAATAAACTAAAGGGTTAAGCTTAAATAGTGAATTagggaagagaagaacaagTTCACCTTGTAGCCCTATGATTGGCTTCCTTAATTAGCCAGTGCATCAGCAACAGAGTTGGCCTCTCTACGAAGGGAGAAAAACAAATATACTCTTCTAATTAAAATTAAGTGTTAAGTCTTCTTAATTATATCAATATTTTAAAAGATATGTTGAAATATTGCTGCCTATGATTAACATTAGGATCATGTTTAAccaaatttaattaattagttgACTAAATTATTTTGGAAGAAGGTTCACGAGACCAACTTCCCACTAATTTCCATGACAAGCAGGACAAGCCCATGTGTTTGGTCCAACACTTCTCTATCTATCAATACTTTGTACTTTGAtaagaagatacaaatgcaatCAGTAGACAATCTCACGTCTGGattctattttta
This window encodes:
- the LOC122652815 gene encoding uncharacterized protein LOC122652815, producing MCSSKAKTCPPVAVDANPVVDGRPVLQPTINRVPTLERRNSLKKVSPKSPPPPPPLPPPVTLTTTTTSTRTSKTSASPPISPKCNSPRPPVHKRGNDPNGLNSSVDKSSTPPSAPNKPATLERKKSKKFSVGAVSPPPPPPIDQSSSSLNYPSYLLTESPGSIAAARREQVTLQQAQRKMRIAHYGRSKSAKFEGKVGNFDSSPNTNSSNATTGREEKRCSFITPTSDPLYVAYHDEEWGVPVYDDKLLFELLVLSGAQVGSDWASILKKRQDFREAFAGFEAEIVANFSERQMTSISVDYCIDLTRVRGVVDNANRILEIRRDFGSFDKYIWGFINHKPIATQYKSCLKIPVKTSKSESMSKDMVRRGFRSVGPTVVHSFMQAAGLTNDHLMTCPRHLQCTALATSNRPTVAPAL